A section of the Leminorella richardii genome encodes:
- a CDS encoding bifunctional 4-hydroxy-2-oxoglutarate aldolase/2-dehydro-3-deoxy-phosphogluconate aldolase, with protein sequence MKNWKTSAESILSTGPVVPVIVIKELKDAVPLAKALVAGGVRVLEVTLRTACALDAIRAIAKEVPEAIVGAGTVLNPQQLAEVAAAGGQFAISPGLTEPLLQAAVDGDIPLIPGVSSVSELMLGMDYGLREFKFFPAEANGGVKALQAISSAISQVRFCPTGGITLGNCRDYLALPSVLCVGGSWFVPGDVIAKGDFARITELASEAVAHAKG encoded by the coding sequence ATGAAAAACTGGAAAACCAGCGCAGAAAGCATTTTGTCCACCGGGCCGGTCGTGCCCGTCATCGTTATTAAAGAACTGAAGGACGCTGTTCCTTTAGCCAAGGCGCTGGTTGCCGGCGGCGTGCGCGTTCTTGAAGTGACTCTGCGTACTGCCTGTGCTCTGGACGCTATCCGCGCTATTGCTAAAGAAGTGCCTGAAGCTATTGTTGGTGCAGGTACTGTGCTGAATCCTCAGCAGCTGGCAGAGGTTGCGGCGGCTGGCGGTCAGTTTGCTATCAGCCCCGGTTTGACGGAGCCTCTACTGCAGGCGGCGGTTGACGGCGATATTCCTCTAATCCCCGGTGTGAGCAGCGTTTCTGAGCTGATGCTCGGTATGGACTATGGTCTGCGTGAATTCAAGTTTTTCCCAGCCGAAGCCAACGGCGGTGTTAAAGCACTGCAGGCTATCAGCAGCGCGATTTCTCAGGTCCGCTTCTGCCCAACTGGAGGAATTACTCTTGGCAACTGCCGCGATTACCTTGCTCTGCCTAGCGTACTGTGCGTCGGCGGCTCTTGGTTTGTTCCCGGTGACGTCATCGCCAAAGGCGACTTTGCGCGCATTACCGAGCTTGCCAGCGAGGCCGTAGCGCACGCTAAAGGCTAA
- the mdtJ gene encoding multidrug/spermidine efflux SMR transporter subunit MdtJ yields MKYWLFLFMAIITEVIGTLSMKYASETGHIYGHIAMYVMITLSYILLSISVKRVALGVAYALWEGIGVLLITLFSALIFGEAISMMKALGLTTLLVGIILIKQGTRVVKSDVEKEEVLHAAA; encoded by the coding sequence ATGAAATACTGGTTATTTTTATTTATGGCCATTATTACCGAAGTAATCGGCACGCTGTCGATGAAATATGCCAGCGAAACTGGGCATATTTACGGCCATATCGCAATGTATGTGATGATAACGCTTTCTTATATTTTACTGTCAATATCCGTTAAGCGCGTGGCGCTGGGCGTGGCCTATGCTCTATGGGAAGGCATTGGCGTACTGTTGATTACGTTATTTAGTGCCCTGATTTTTGGCGAAGCTATTTCGATGATGAAGGCTCTGGGACTGACAACACTGCTGGTGGGTATTATTCTTATTAAACAGGGGACTCGAGTAGTAAAAAGTGATGTTGAAAAAGAAGAGGTGCTCCATGCAGCAGCTTGA
- the mdtI gene encoding multidrug/spermidine efflux SMR transporter subunit MdtI — MQQLEIYHIAFLALAIVLEIVANVFLKLSNGFKRMGMGLLSLVCVLGAFSALAQAVKGMDLAIAYALWGGFGIAATVAAGWIMFGQRLNRKGWAGLILLLAGMIMLKVAI, encoded by the coding sequence ATGCAGCAGCTTGAGATATATCACATCGCGTTTCTGGCGCTGGCGATTGTATTAGAAATTGTGGCTAACGTGTTTTTGAAGTTGTCCAACGGATTTAAGCGTATGGGGATGGGGTTGCTCTCCCTCGTCTGTGTACTGGGTGCCTTTAGCGCTCTGGCTCAGGCGGTAAAAGGAATGGATCTTGCCATTGCCTACGCGCTGTGGGGCGGATTTGGCATCGCTGCTACTGTGGCCGCTGGCTGGATCATGTTTGGTCAGCGGCTAAACCGCAAGGGCTGGGCAGGGCTGATACTGTTGCTTGCCGGAATGATTATGCTTAAAGTGGCTATCTGA
- the pgl gene encoding 6-phosphogluconolactonase gives MANFISFPSAEELNRRLAQRIVAALQQGIAEKGQASLVVSGGKTPLGLFKLLSQQPLDWARVTVTLADERWINADDPSSNERLVRENLLCGAAAAANFVPLKNASATPFDGVEDVEQAIDAIAKPFDAVILGMGDDGHTASLFPGATNLSAALDMSSHRLVFGMTPLTAPLDRLTLTLPALLNARQIFLHLVGENKRTVYQQAQSGDDVQEMPVRAVLHQTKASVDVFWSA, from the coding sequence GGAGCTTAACCGCCGACTGGCGCAGCGTATTGTCGCGGCCTTACAGCAGGGCATAGCGGAAAAAGGGCAGGCAAGCCTGGTCGTTTCCGGCGGCAAAACGCCGCTTGGGCTGTTTAAGTTGCTGAGCCAGCAGCCGCTGGACTGGGCGCGGGTGACCGTAACGCTGGCCGACGAGCGCTGGATAAACGCGGACGATCCCTCCAGCAATGAAAGGCTGGTGCGCGAAAATCTGCTGTGTGGCGCTGCCGCAGCGGCAAACTTTGTACCGTTAAAAAACGCCAGCGCTACGCCGTTTGATGGCGTAGAGGACGTTGAACAGGCGATTGACGCAATAGCGAAGCCGTTTGATGCCGTTATTCTTGGTATGGGAGACGATGGCCACACGGCTTCACTGTTCCCCGGTGCGACAAATCTTTCAGCCGCGTTGGATATGTCATCACACCGCCTGGTTTTTGGCATGACCCCGCTAACTGCTCCTCTTGACCGACTGACGCTGACGCTGCCTGCGCTGCTCAACGCTCGCCAGATTTTCCTTCATTTGGTCGGGGAGAATAAGCGCACGGTTTACCAGCAGGCACAAAGTGGCGACGACGTGCAGGAGATGCCGGTTCGCGCCGTGCTGCACCAAACCAAGGCATCGGTCGACGTATTCTGGTCGGCCTGA
- a CDS encoding DUF1848 domain-containing protein: protein MIISASRRTDIPAFYADWFIQRVRAGFLLNRNPFNPRQISRISLMPADVDAIVFWTRNPARLMPYLSELDERGYRYYFQYTLTGYPRELEAKTLHPLKSLEVFQRLSDQIGREKVIWRYDPILLSNLLPYDEHLRLFGKLAASLNGCCERVVISFADIYAKTARNLKQTPSLIYSDIAKDVSLCQSLARELAEIARANNMAISSCAESMDLTAFGITHGKCIDDVLLKQLFAIDVSSAKDRGQREACGCIKSVDIGAYNTCLHGCKYCYATSNHVLATENYKQHSPLSPFLLGEEERD, encoded by the coding sequence ATGATTATCAGCGCAAGCCGCCGAACGGACATTCCCGCCTTTTACGCCGACTGGTTTATCCAGCGCGTCAGGGCGGGGTTTTTATTGAATAGAAATCCGTTTAATCCCCGTCAGATTAGTCGAATCTCTCTCATGCCGGCAGACGTCGACGCTATCGTCTTTTGGACGCGTAACCCAGCACGCCTGATGCCTTACCTGTCGGAATTGGATGAGCGCGGCTACCGCTACTATTTCCAATATACGCTGACTGGCTACCCGCGCGAACTGGAAGCCAAAACGCTACATCCCTTAAAAAGCCTTGAGGTGTTTCAACGCCTTTCAGACCAAATAGGGCGAGAAAAGGTGATTTGGCGTTACGATCCCATTCTTCTCTCCAACCTGCTGCCGTATGACGAACACCTGAGGCTGTTTGGCAAACTGGCCGCAAGCCTGAACGGCTGCTGCGAGCGCGTTGTGATTAGCTTTGCCGATATTTATGCCAAAACGGCTCGAAACCTGAAGCAGACGCCTTCACTGATTTATAGCGATATTGCTAAGGACGTCAGCCTCTGTCAGTCGCTGGCGCGAGAGCTTGCCGAAATTGCCCGAGCCAACAATATGGCGATCTCTAGCTGCGCTGAGTCGATGGATTTAACCGCTTTTGGCATTACTCACGGCAAGTGCATTGACGACGTGCTGTTAAAGCAGCTGTTTGCTATCGACGTCAGCAGCGCTAAAGATCGCGGACAGCGCGAAGCCTGCGGCTGCATAAAAAGCGTCGATATCGGCGCCTACAATACCTGCCTGCACGGCTGTAAATATTGTTATGCAACGTCGAATCACGTTTTGGCGACAGAAAACTATAAGCAGCATTCGCCGCTGAGCCCGTTTTTATTGGGAGAGGAAGAGCGTGACTAG